One Seleniivibrio woodruffii DNA window includes the following coding sequences:
- a CDS encoding argininosuccinate synthase, which produces MAKDKVVLAYSGGLDTSVILKWLQLKGYDVVAYVADLGQLPDVDAIREKAMKSGAVDFYALDLKEEFVNDFVFEAVKFNAVYEGRYLLGTSLARPIIAKGMVEVAKKVGAKYLAHGATGKGNDQVRFELTAAALNPDLKTIVPWRMPEFFNVIKGRKEAMDFAKEHGIPVKATAEQPWSSDDNLLHISFEAGILEDPALRPPAEMFEYTTDPKKAPDEAEIIELKFEKGVAVKLNGKKYSPAELLKELNKIGGKHGIGRIDMVESRYVGMKSRGVYETPGGTILYAAHRDLEALTLDGATINLKETLMPRFATLVYNGYWYSPEMDCLRALLEESQKFVTGKVRLELYKGNITCIGRESKYSLYNKLVVSMEDDEGAYNQTDAVGFIKLHALPLKAHAARAKK; this is translated from the coding sequence ATGGCAAAAGATAAAGTTGTTCTCGCCTATTCCGGCGGTCTGGACACATCAGTTATCCTGAAATGGCTCCAGCTTAAAGGCTATGATGTCGTGGCATACGTCGCCGACCTCGGCCAGCTTCCCGATGTTGACGCTATCAGGGAAAAAGCGATGAAATCCGGCGCAGTGGACTTTTATGCGCTTGACCTTAAAGAGGAATTTGTTAATGACTTCGTTTTCGAAGCTGTCAAATTCAACGCTGTTTACGAAGGACGCTACCTGCTGGGTACGTCTCTGGCAAGACCCATCATTGCAAAAGGCATGGTTGAGGTTGCAAAGAAAGTGGGCGCAAAATACCTTGCCCACGGCGCAACAGGCAAAGGCAACGATCAGGTTCGTTTCGAGCTGACAGCCGCCGCCCTTAACCCCGACCTTAAAACAATCGTTCCGTGGAGAATGCCTGAGTTCTTCAACGTTATCAAAGGCCGCAAAGAGGCTATGGATTTCGCAAAGGAACACGGCATCCCCGTTAAGGCGACAGCCGAACAGCCCTGGAGCTCCGACGACAACCTGCTCCACATCAGCTTTGAGGCCGGCATACTTGAAGACCCCGCTCTTCGTCCGCCCGCTGAAATGTTCGAATACACCACAGACCCCAAAAAAGCTCCGGACGAAGCCGAGATAATCGAGCTGAAATTCGAGAAGGGCGTGGCTGTAAAACTGAACGGAAAAAAATATTCCCCCGCAGAGCTTCTTAAAGAGCTTAACAAGATAGGCGGAAAACACGGCATCGGCCGTATAGACATGGTTGAGAGCAGATATGTGGGCATGAAGTCCAGAGGCGTGTACGAAACACCCGGCGGAACAATTCTCTATGCCGCACACCGTGACCTTGAGGCTCTTACCCTCGACGGTGCAACCATCAACCTGAAAGAAACCCTTATGCCCAGATTCGCAACTCTGGTCTACAACGGCTACTGGTACAGCCCCGAGATGGACTGTCTGCGTGCGCTGCTTGAAGAGAGCCAGAAGTTCGTCACCGGAAAGGTACGTCTGGAGCTTTACAAAGGCAACATCACATGCATCGGCCGTGAGTCCAAATACTCACTTTACAACAAACTGGTGGTCTCAATGGAAGACGACGAGGGCGCATACAACCAGACAGACGCCGTGGGCTTCATAAAGCTCCACGCTCTGCCCCTGAAAGCCCACGCCGCCAGAGCAAAGAAATAA